The DNA segment TGAATAACATCTTTGATTAAATCTTGTTTCACAGTCAATTCTCCTTTGAAATATTCTTAGAGAACGACTATGGGGCGGAAGTCCCCCGAAATTAACTCCCGCCACCCACGGAAGTTATGGGATATGTTATAAACAATAATTTAGAGCAGCAAGCTCAGGCTGTGTATTATAAGATGTTTTCTGAGGTAAACACTGTACCAGTCGAATTATCAAGCATTATTGATGTTAGAGATGGCACTCACGACTCGCCTAAAGCACAAGCAACGGGATACTATCTTATTACTTCAAAACATCTTTTACCATTTGGTGTTGACAAAGCTTCAGCAAACCACATATCCAAGGCTGATTTCGATAAAATCAATGAACGTAGCCTTGTTGAAACACAAGATATATTGATGAGTATGATAGGGACTATTGGTTTAATATCTTATATTCCATATGAAACTGTTGACTTTGCCATAAAAAATGTGGCATTGTTCAAAACCTCTCATACACCTGAACTCGCATATTATTTTCTTTGCTACCTTAAAAGTGAGAAGACATTACAACATATTGGGAAATGTCTTGCGGGTAGCACTCAAAAATATATCAGTTTAGGTGAATTACGCAAAATGCCTATATATTCGCCAACAACCAATGAAATACGAGAGTTTAACTGCCTTGTAAAGCCAATGTTTGAGAAAATTGTATCTCGCACCTACGAA comes from the Blautia liquoris genome and includes:
- a CDS encoding restriction endonuclease subunit S, yielding MGYVINNNLEQQAQAVYYKMFSEVNTVPVELSSIIDVRDGTHDSPKAQATGYYLITSKHLLPFGVDKASANHISKADFDKINERSLVETQDILMSMIGTIGLISYIPYETVDFAIKNVALFKTSHTPELAYYFLCYLKSEKTLQHIGKCLAGSTQKYISLGELRKMPIYSPTTNEIREFNCLVKPMFEKIVSRTYENALLAEMRDSLLPKLMSGELDVSKIDI